ACACGCCTTTTCCTCCAGATAATACCACTGCCCAGGAAGTATTGGAATCTCTCACAAAGGATAACACACCTGTCTCAGCTCCCCACGATGAATCATCAAGCACCAGTTTTACAACTGTGGCCCCACAAACAACTGTGGCCTCTAATGTTGACAAAATAGAGCAGAGCAAACAAGCACAAGGAGCTGAAGGGCAGCTTGCTTCAGCACAGTGTTCAACTTTAAGAGATCAGGCTAATTTAAATTCAGCTATCCCCTCTGAACCCAAGAAAGTGGAAACACTAACTCTGGACTTGGCTCATATGACTGGGTCAGATGCAACTAGTGGAGAAGTCACTGAATCAATGGCTAATCTCTTCATGACCCCTGCTGAGTCCATGTCGCCTACATCTGCTTCTACTAAGAACAAAGTTCCAGTAATGCCGACCTCTGTTTCATCCCCTGCCACTGCGACCCTCTTAATATCATCTGACAAGTCCAAAGCTTCGTCCCCTTCAATATTCACTGCTACACCAGCCTCATCGACAACTTCCTCAGCCACATCCATCTCCACCTGTGCAACAGTTACAGCTGCACCTGATCCTTCAGTCGACAACCACAGTGCCAAGAATAAGAGTTCAGGTGAttctggtagtagtagtagtgtcgTTTCTTTGAAGATCATAATCAGCGATAACCAGGAGGAGCATTCATCCGCTGACCCAGCCTTAAACCAGGCAGCTTCCAGTGTCTCTGGGAACAAGGTACCCACCATTTATCTTAACTCTCCAGTTAAATCACCTGGAGTTCCTGGCACACCAAAGCCCAAGTTGGATGAGACAGCACAGGTAATTAGTAACTCTGAAGCCCTTCAGCCAAGATCTTCAGAGGTGAATTCTGCCATCAAGAAATCTGGAGCCCCATCTCCATTTACAGGGTCACCAGCTCAGCCAAGTTACATAATTCAGGTACCACTGGACACGACTAACTCTGTACTGCAAGGTACCACCACCAGCTATTTCCTAGTGACTGAACCCCTGACTCCAGATCCTCCAAATAAGCAAGTGCTTGTGCCCACGGGCATCTCAAATGGACAGCCTTTGATCACAAGCCATTGTGGTGTGAGGACACCACCCCGCTCTCAGTGTGCCTCTACAGGTAAGAAGCAGCAATTTAAGTGAAGTAACTGGTCATTGAAACACATGTGGGCTTTGTGAGAGTGCGTGTCTCCACTGCAAGCCAAATTATTAATGTATTTTGCGGAATGTAAATTGCACCTTttctctgtattatcagctctttaatttaggatttttctCCTTTTATTCGCACTTATTCTTTCATTAtcgcagtttattttgtttattgctttTATTCTTGGGAAAGCCCAATAAAtagttaataaaaataaaccttATCTTTTTGATATACAAATCACGGTTCCTACCAcactagtaaaaaacaaaacaaaaaaacaaccctgtgacttatactctggaaaatacagtaattttacTTTGCTCACTAATGGTTCAGTTATGGCACTTAAAACAAATGGGGAGTGAAATACTTTGATTGTGTGTAGTGGAAATAAAATGAGCCAGAAGAGAGGGGAAAAATCATTCACATCAGTCTGATAATTTTGTTCAAATAAAAGATTAATTAGTCCATTGAGTTTAATTCTATTGGAAGTGATACATCTtaattttaatgcagtgcaaCTTGGTGCCTAATTGAAATGGCAAAGATTCCAATTTGGAAAACACCCTATTTTAAAATTGTGACTTTAATGATAAAATTGATCATTTAGCCCTAGCTgcatcaaaaaaaataaataaataaataattatttgcTTTTCTTTATTTTCAGCACTCATCTTACAGTCGCCTGTTCAGCCTGTGATGCTTCCTGTATCTGTTATGGGGAACAATACCCTGGGGAATGTACAGATGGTGTCCAATACGGTAATGTAACTTGATATGTTGCCTTTTAAAATAATATCAGCCTGCCTTTTGTTACTCTTGTCAGATTCATAACCTCATTGGCAAAAAAAGAGAGGGAGCCATCTCCCATATTTATCACAATTTCACTTTTATTAACATAAACAAAATGTCTCAAACCAGCTGTACATTTATTCATAATTACCCACAGTCTTTTACTCAAAAGTTTGATTTGTCACttacggtttcttacagtttattTAGTTGATTGAAATTAATTTTACCACATAGAGTCCATTGGATTTTACTGATTCCATAGATTCTCCTGTGGTGCTGTCTTCAGAACAAACATTACAAATCAAGTGACAATTCTCACACAACATTTCAGGATGCCATAATGGCAATCCCCCGAAGTATTACTTTTCATTTTGTCCAGCACTTATTGTTACTCGTTGATGTGTATTGAACATTGATGTCTCCAAGAGACCGAATtttgctttttgtggcactgtctCCTCTAAAACAAATTTACACTGTACTTGCAGCTTGTTGCCATGTCAAACCCAGCACCACTACAGCAATCAAAAACTGTCAAAGCAAAACCTCACACTGTGACAGACAAGCAGTCATCATCTGGTAAGTTACATGATAAGTTAGAGTGGCACACTGCTATTTACTGGTGTTTAATGGGTGACAATCAAGATCATTGGTCTTCAGTGTTGTCCTAATGGCTGAATGCCCTTGCCTCATTTCTGTGAATTCCAGGCCTTACACAAACTACAGAACAAAATCTAAGCAATAAGGGTGGTCAGCCCTCGCCATCTGAAGACGCTGGACAACTGAATGGACCAAAGGGACCCAGTTCTGCTCATCGAAGAATTCTGTGTTTTGAATCTTCTGAAGTGGTTAAACCACATATGGCTGAATCAAAAAGAACCACAATCAGCCAACATCCAATAGCAAAATCTACAGCACCATCTGCCCAGAATGCTAAGAAAAATAATTCCCAGCTAGTCCCCCAACCAAAGCCTACAGTCCTGGGTGGCATTAAACCTAAAAGGAGGATTACGACTATCAGATGTTCAGAAAATGACAAGAGTTCTTTTGGGGAGTTGAAAGAGACTGATAAAATCATACCTCCACCACAGAACCAGAACGATCCCATACAGACAAACCCTCACAAAGAAGGTCCAAATGACCATGGTCAAGAATTTCAAAGTGAAAGTCGCAGCAGTGATAATGCCTCACAGTTTGAGTCATCAAAAAAGCCTGAATCTACAACTGTTCAATCACATGGTGTTAATAGTGGAAATAGTCGTGAAAAAGGTGGCAAATCGAAGGTAATGATTCCTCTCATCCTGGACCATTGACTTCTGATTCTGTCCAGAAATCAGGAAGCcaaaaggaaaaagaggacagcaGGAAAGACCCTGCAAAATCTCATGAAGGGTGTATAGAGAAGAGGAATCTCTCACAGTTATTGCCAAATGTGACAGCGAACAAGGAAAATGAAGTGACAGGCAGCATGCATGCTCAGCAACATCAGTCAATATCCTCTTCGCTACCAAGAGACCTTAACCCTGCAGCTGCTGCCCTGACAACATCTAATCTACATTTGAAGTCTGCAAAAGACAACTCAAAGACCAACTCTCTCGCCAAACAGGCAGCAGAGATGCTGCAGGATATCCAGGGGCTGAACTCTCCTTCCACACCAGTCAGTAGATCTGAAGTGGGTAGTTCAGAGCTGACTCTTCCCCAGACCCCCGTCACAGGCAGTAATCAGGGGTCTGTTGACTGCCCCAGGACTCCAGCTACACAACGAAAGAGTAAACCCAGAGAGGGAACTCCCAAACACCTCATTCCTCCAAACACCCCGGAACTCTCATCCTGCAGCCCATCTAGCGAGGCCGGAAGTGaaaacagcattagcatggccGCTCACACACTCATGATCCTTTCACGTGCTGCTATTGCCAGGACAGGCACACCATTAAAAGACAGTTTGCGTCAGGAGGGCGCAGGGAAGAAGTCTCTCACGGCTACAAAGAACTCAAGGAAACGTAAGCTGTCTTGTCCCACCGACAGCCCCCCAGCAAAGAAGGAATCAAAACGATCTCCCAGCAGCAAAAAGAAAGACAAGGTGAGCACACAACAAACACTTTCTGTTTATAGACGTTTGAACTGGACATCTTCAATGAATACATCTGAGTTAGAATTTCAGCATCATTAGGTTTCAGCTGTTGTCAGCGCAACTCATCCTAAACCAGATTATGTATTTCAGTGAAAGTTCATGTAATtggtagcacaccatatgaaggTTTACATGAAAGAAAACAGACATCTTCAAGGGAGATAATTCGCCTTTAAAACAATACAACAAAAAAGTACAATATTTGACGTTTGCATGTACTAACAGAACATGGAAGGAAAAGATCTGTGTATAAATCAGTGGTTACTTCCCTGTATGCTGGTTGCAAATGCAGGCTAACAAGTGTGAGAACCATGATTTTTGTGAAATAGAGGATGATACATGTTTattatcacaagagaagacaaGGAAGCAAGAATCCCATTGCCAAAGAAGCAAAATCAATATTGTGTCCAGTGATGatataatgcagtctgcaacctcaccagtagatggcatAAAATCCTCCACACTGTAGTTTTAAATTCAAGAACAGTTTTGATCTCTTGTGTATGCAGTTTTTCTTGCTGATTTATGACTCAAGGTTTAAATTCTGCAGGAACGAAAAAAAGTCTTTGATTGCTTCCCCCTTGACTTGGATGTGGATAAGTTCCTCTCTTCACTTCACTATGATGAATGAAACTGGACACAATCAAGGTGGGGAAAAAAGGACTATTTTCCTGCCTGCTGAAATTACCATCCAGGAAAAGAAGAAGTGCCTGTGGTTTGCGTTTATAAACCGGTCTGAATCATGATCCATGTGTCCTACTGGCTCCTTAAAGTGTCATACTAGAGCTGTTTTTGTGAATTAATAATTAAATTTTTCCTGGAATACTTCTGCATTCCCTCACAATATGTTTTGCATTTTCCGTCTCAACAGCAAGCTCCCCCCAGTTCAAAGCCACTGGTGTACCACTTGCCTTGCATATCTGGAGTCGAGTCATAAAGGACTTCCAGCGTAAAGCTTGTCAGATCCAGATGCGGGTCAGTGTGTGCCTGCTGTGGGGACTTTGAGCAAACAACAGAAGCGTTTAAAAGAATCACCCTTTTTTTGCCCTTTTCGTTCATGTTACTGCTATGTAATGTTGCAACACTGCTTCAGAGAAGCTCTGGCCAGATAACGTTTTATTTTGAAAGTATACATTACTTTAACATGCTTTTTTTAAGAGTCAATTAAACCTGGATTGTTTCATTGACACACAAAGTCAGTGTCTCAAATTCACATCCAGTTTGTGGCTGAGGAGGCGAGCTGGATGGAGCGCCTTAAAATCAGATCAGCAGAGCACGCACTGTGCAGTGTGTTGCTGCAGCCACCAACACATCAAACTGGTAACCATGTGGGCTATAGCAGCTCTGTTGTTGTACCAGGCAGACTGGTTGTCTTTCATTTCTGGGGAGTCACTCTCTGCAGCAACCAGATGTTCTCTGGGTCCACAGCAGTAAGACATCTGTGCTAAATCAGTCAGCTGATGCCTGCTGGTAAACTGTGCTGCAGTGGAAACATGAATGAAAAGGAAGGTAATACAGTTTTGCCAGGGAATGCAGATCATACTGTTAACTCCCTTGAAAGTATTctattccagaattttttttaaaaaagtgaccCATTTAAGGGCTCTATAATAAAACCTCAAGCATCACCTTTGTCAATATTtaattccagtttttttttttttttttccatccagcTAAAGCTGGCAGTTTATTTAATGATAGTTATATAATTTGAAATTGGTTTTAGGTTTTCATGTCGAGACAGAGACATGTATAGGTTTTGTGCTGTGTGGTTGATTCAAACTAACCCAGTTTGAAAATGTGTGTTCAAATTTCTTATGTCATTCAGCAACTAGACAAGCTGTTTTGTGTTGTTCCTGCGCCTGTTCCTCATCTCGTCTACCATGCAAGGAGCGCTCAGCACTCAGACTTGAAATAAACTTGAATGGTTGTGCAAGAAAACTGAGTTGTATGATCCCACCGCATATGAAGAACAAGACTACCTGTCCCCGTGTTGGTAATTTTAATGCTTATTGATGTGTAGTTCTGTGAAATTGTTTCTCATTGTAAATATAACAGCTTATTATTCATGTTTGATCAATGAATATGTGTGAACTTGTTGactatttgtgtttttgttttattctgtgtgcgtgtgtgtgtgagaacccACTAAGGCACCCATGTCAGTTCTGAAGGAGTTATGTTGTAGACTACTTTGAGAGTACAAACCAATTTGTGTGGACCTGGACAGGGTGGAAGATCAGACTAGAGTGGTGGGACTCCTTGTTTGGGGGAGGAGGAGAAACGggaagacaggggatgggaaagagaggaacagtagtagccagaagCAAGCagcatttctggtatttatatttgtatttacattttgaaaattgtttttttttttacttatacttttgatgtgtgcttcttaccccgtgtgctgctatacagtgcttctggaacatcaatttccctgggggagtcttcccaagggattaataaagttctagctAATCTAACTGAATGGCAAACAGAATTGACATGAGGGTTGATTAGTCAAGTGCAAGCAAACGAGTGATACAGTGTCTAATTGCGTGTAGACTGATGGAATGTGTCAGATAGTTGATGCATGGAGATGTATGAAAAAAAACTAATCAACACTTTGGATGAGAGCATATGGATTTATCTGAGTCAGTGGCAAATATGGGCTATATACTTGTTCACGTCTGCATCAAAGATCTGCACCCAGTAATGTTACGTTGTGCAAAAcagtaatataaaaaaatataacaGCAATAACGTCATTATTTATGAGTGGCTGAGGTTACAGAGGCGGGGCTATGACATTGTTTCACAAAAGTTCAGTACATTAATTGTCTGCTGACGTGACTGAACCTGACCCAACttgagtgatcgatctctgctcccctccacagcatgtctttttcctggttctctccctcagccccaaccagtcccagcagaagactgcccctccctgagcctggttctgctggaggtttcttcctgttaaaagggagtttttccttcccactgtagccaagtgcttgctcacagggggtcgttttgaccgttggggttttacataattattgtatggccttgccttacaatataaagcgccttggggcaactgtttgttgtgatttggcgctatataaaaaaaaattgattgattgattgagtataaTTTTGAAATATTTGTCTGAACGCAACCCAACGGGTCCGGATGGGGTATCCACTGTATAGTTGGTAAGGACATACAGTAATTTTGACTACTACTCTGTCATCCTCCTCTGTCAAAATACACTGTGGATTCTGGACCGATGCTGTGTATGTGAGAGCAATCAGTTCTTCCTGCTGGATACACTCCTGGATGTCACAGGCAGGTCCACGACGAATACAAAACTGCAACTTCAGTTTAAACTAATCTAAATCATCATAGTCCGTACTGCTTCCTGCTATTTTGGATGATTGTGTTGTAACCAAGATCCCACAATGCAGCCAAGATGTGCAAATTGCTCTATGGTAGCCTAGTTTGTTTATACACTTAATTCAGGGAgtatttttcctcaccactgttgacAATGTGCTTGCTCAAGATGACTCGGGGTGCTTTTGTGGGCTATTCCACACGGGCTCCTCCTCTGGCGAGCTGTCAGTCTGGGCAGGTCCTGTCATCTGCTCCACACCTCCTTCACCTCGCTTGGTCCGCGATAGATGATTGGCGTTCAGCTGTCTGGCTCCACCCTTCTTCGCTAAAGTTCCCCATCGTTTTAGGTTGTCTTTCAAACATACCCGTTCAATATAACTTAAAACATTTTCGACGCTGTACCATTTTAAAATGATAGTCCTCTGGTGTGTGTCCAATTTTCTGACACCTGAAACACCGCTGGCTTTGTTATTCTTTAAAAACAATTTCGCTCTGTCCTGTTGCGCCATGTCAAAACCAGGCTTATCTGTGAGCCTCGGTGAGTGATAATTCTTTCGTCTGAGCAGTGGTTAGCAGACGTTCATGTAATTTTTCACTTTTTACACCACAAACGAATCTGTCTCTCAGCGTATCACTCAGAAAAGTCTCAAATTGACACGTTGCTGCCAATTTGCACAAACTTGCCATAAAGTCACTGATTGATTGAGCCATTCATTGCTTTTTGGGGTGGAATTTATGTCTCGGTAATGTAATTAGTCTGGCATGTAATGCTTTCTCAGTAAGTCAATTCTTTTAGCTCCCATTcagctggcttttttttttgttgttggttttttttgtgtgtgtgtcgtttTGGCTGACAATTACATGTGAACAGCGTATGACTTGGTgaatttcttctctacaagagtcaagacagaagtcagactaccagagcaagaattttagctgaggaagcttctgcgatttgaaacgaaacgtcctcacgtcaagcaacccagtccagtccaagattcaagcttctctactatggacaccacctggacaactgagagcctacacagaaacatccaaaGAAGCCTGTGCATGTGCACGCTACACAGGCCCTCCCAGCATTCACCATGAGAACAAGaaaaagggaagaaaaaaaaaagccaaccgGGGGGGTTATCTAGTCATAGCGGCTCCGTTGTACCAGGGTGTATGAGGTTTAGGCATGTTGTGGGTTGGATGGCTGGGCCGGTTCATTGGGTGGCCCTGTGTTGATGGGTGGTCGAGCTCCATGAGCCTGTCCAGGTTCAGGTGGGCCGGTTTGTGGTGGTCCACCGAAATGCGTTCAGCTTTCCCGCCAATGTTGACCATGAAGTTTTTGTCACAGATTTTCAACATGTGAAAAGGGTCGTCGTAAGGGGCCTGTGGCGGTCCCCTGTGGGTGTCATGATGAATTAAAACAATCTGCTGACAGCAGGCATGGGGGCGTGTAGGCAAATGGAGTGCTGTGCTGTGAAGTCTGCACCGGTGCAAAAAAGTTGAAGTCTGTCCTGATATTCGGTCTTGTGGGTCGCTGACCAGGGGGCCGTGATGTCGGAAATGAGATCCCTGGGGACCGGCAGGGGTTGACCATAAACCAACTCCACAAATGAGGAATGGAGGTCCTCCTTGAGGGCGGTCCACAAGCCCAACATGACCCAAGCCTGGTCAGCCCTCTGGTGTCTGTTAATCCAGTGAGTGGCTTTCATGGAATGATGGATGCGTTCACACAGTCTATTGTCCTGGGCGTGATATGCTGCGGTCTGGTGGAGCTTCACCCCCCCAGggctctgttcaaatgtgaactgTCACCTTCTGTCTGAAGAGAGGTCTGGGCAACCCATGTACAGATGAACACGGGGCCCATGTCAGCCGTTTTTTGCGGACATCAGCGGTGCAGCCTCTGGCCACGGGGTGGTTCTGTCCACCATGGTGAGGAGGTCTGTGAAGCATGAGGAGGGGGAGTGGGAGGGGGTCAGACAAACTTTGCTGTCACCGGCTTTTGTGATGGTTTTGCTCCTGGGTGGGAAAGGACGCGCACAGCATTGAAAATGCGTCGCTTCCATGTGGTGGGGATGACTGGTCGTGGCTGCCCTGTGGAGATGTCACAGAGCAATCTGGTGCCACCCTCACCAAAGGTGATGTCCGTCAGTCTAGGAGTACAGTGTAACTTTGAGCATTGAGGTGTGAACATCAGGTTTAATCATACAGAGGAAGCGGACATTCACGTGTGAACAGGTTTAACATACAGAGGTCTGAGTCATCCCTCTGTGTAAGGCAGGAAACCAAGTATGATTGTAAGTGGCTGGCATCAAAAAGGGAAGTAATGCCTTAATTCCCAGAGACTGTACAAAATATGACATTACTATAACAGGTTGTTCTATCGAGCGAGGCAAAGGAACAActatttcggagtgccaggggacaagttgggacatgcctatctcggctttcagtgtttaccagtcgagtgagtataagagaaattgtggagagctagacatgtcccaacttgtcctctaacactcctaaacggaggtgttcctttgtcttgctccatcagcgaatcggtcttgacgcgcgaagcctccgcgcggctttccatgacaaaatcttttgttaaaagtgaaatctgccagaaaatggctgatctccagctcttgtgataaccagagaaagagcacacaacggtctcatatccacagagccatccgtttagaaatgatccgggggtttgtgcctcgtcgtcggagcgcggcgcgccgaccgtccttaaagcagtccttaaagctgtagtaacagtccttattctctgtgaagcccgtaacattttcaccgaaagccagatacatttttcgaatggtttccaggtgccagtctctaacagcttctgaaaaaattctgatggaaaaaaaaagtccttttcattccgccatttcaagacaatgaaaatccgacgagggggcgggaccactccttcccaaggcgtgctcacagacgaatgacgtaaccgacaggcgtggaaaaactaacgcatgcatgtgcacgagggttcaagcatgtctgacataaaaacatatgaatgaaatccatatagtttttgaaaaaaataaaaaggaccgttactttattgacagacctcgtaacgccatttttgactacttttggttttaccttttataatttacctttaaaaagggTTTACCTGGACTTGTTTGGTGttattttttcagcacaacctcacctgagTGACTTGCCAGTGTCTCATTCATTCTGAACTACTTAACACAGTGAaactaaaaacataaaatccaagaagaaaaaaaaattttttgactgtgaaaaccagacttgtttaacaaaccattttcataacttcaaatgtacatacgtatacgaggtctgttagaaaagtatccgacctttttatttttcaaaaaccatatggatttgaatcacgtgtgattgcatcagccaagcttgaaccttcgtgcgcatgcgtgagttttttcacgcctgtcggttgcgtcgttcgcctgtgagcaggctttgtgtgagcagtggtccagccctcttgttgtatttttattgcgaataaatgtctgaacaatttggagctttgctgcatcaattttttccagaaactgtgagagacctccaggtggaaaattatgaaaattattgtttgggttaatagggttctaaaaaggaatagtttgcaccatctgtcatgctgagttatcatgttacagggtaacatatgtcacatgtcatagaattcaatggatgttgaccttgtttgacctttactttggagacgaagcattcaacacagtcaaaactattccatttattaaatccttttatttcaaccaataatttccatcatttttttgctgaaatcggatgcaaatttaacttttgacccctgtacaaatgaaattgacctttgtcaccattttgcctgtttttagcccataacttcagaacattccatcatagatagtccaaactataccttttggaattgttatgatcagacaaataatgtgatatagttttcaacatgattggagcatttttaaagtttgacctctgtgtaattcttcattgacccctacctggctccagctaccaccctgggatggctatcatacatttttgtgtaggccatgatatactgaggctggattatagTGTTGTtttcccttaagtggtaccaattaggtcaaattcatgactggctcatggactctaTGGCTTTAGCTGCAACAACACAAAAGTGTTTGTATCTTCTACAGCTGCTGAACAGCattgacaggtgtctttatgcaccaCTACAATTTATGAGGACAATCAGGGAGTATGGCTTTTGCTAAAAATCCTGTAAACAGACAGAGATGTAAACATACTGACATAAAATACCATTTTGTGAGGTCAACCGTAAATGACACCAAAGTGAATTTGGAGTACTGTCCTACCGATGTGATGGCAGCAGATGTCATGACAAAACCTGCAACAAAGTTTTAACTGTTCAAGTTTGAAAAGTTTTCGTTTTGGAACTTGAGGAATATGGAGAGTAAGAGCTAAATAAAgtgaactgtgattttttttttttttttgttgtcctttgttttgttttgtttacaatATGAGAGCAAGTGGTGGGGATGTTAAATATGCTCGCAATTTGTTATGTTTTGGTTATTGTGTTTGTTGATCATGTGTTGAgttctggggcctgtactacgaagcggggttactggcttatcagggtaacttcgggagtaacttgatgacgtgtggagtaacttcccggttaacccgtactacgaaaggtggataggttttgatcgaggtatgctgccatggcaatttacgctgtgtgccaaacctgctccgagcaggttatgttctaggttagcttgaggttttcgcttaaccactccctttataagtaccgcccatccaccttcaatcactctgaagacaatgccggcctacctggatgatccgtttgatattggg
The sequence above is drawn from the Thalassophryne amazonica chromosome 4, fThaAma1.1, whole genome shotgun sequence genome and encodes:
- the LOC117508347 gene encoding LOW QUALITY PROTEIN: protein NPAT-like (The sequence of the model RefSeq protein was modified relative to this genomic sequence to represent the inferred CDS: inserted 1 base in 1 codon), with amino-acid sequence MGQRVMLLPSDVARLVLGYLQEEGLSTTSQTFIQESPNLKEYAEHSTTDGTIPACVFSIFGKGLTTILNEYMAAKAKERCHEVPAMMTSLWKKLDFTLNQIKSLQNSPAISACQRIRSRVGVANMARQRSLALALAGGAVTSSTTETASISPMQTSHSMLSHSTPVSCTAPHSRPALNGSIHLQIQEGGRLQNMTREPPVQITFSDHRLNPGPLSPGRRKWDTPKKRSRALSGSGGTGKSIMTVSGLVAEPQPEDIEENFPQLVIQNARDKILGDRSLQEKLAENINKILANEPTPQTKASLSAMEPDQSIDEILGLQGEIHMSDDAIHDILEQTESDPAFQALFDLFDYSKNKFADTEAEDEVITSISEESDDAGPSLTERSPQNTDTGETHKIADSCDTALLTGNMRAGQERKTRKSAAPSTSKKVFICPSGRASRIENSTAKLLVTNEEYKGVSSTALASKTKETGSLSTTSVEPTPVQIELLNTPFPPDNTTAQEVLESLTKDNTPVSAPHDESSSTSFTTVAPQTTVASNVDKIEQSKQAQGAEGQLASAQCSTLRDQANLNSAIPSEPKKVETLTLDLAHMTGSDATSGEVTESMANLFMTPAESMSPTSASTKNKVPVMPTSVSSPATATLLISSDKSKASSPSIFTATPASSTTSSATSISTCATVTAAPDPSVDNHSAKNKSSGDSGSSSSVVSLKIIISDNQEEHSSADPALNQAASSVSGNKVPTIYLNSPVKSPGVPGTPKPKLDETAQVISNSEALQPRSSEVNSAIKKSGAPSPFTGSPAQPSYIIQVPLDTTNSVLQGTTTSYFLVTEPLTPDPPNKQVLVPTGISNGQPLITSHCGVRTPPRSQCASTALILQSPVQPVMLPVSVMGNNTLGNVQMVSNTLVAMSNPAPLQQSKTVKAKPHTVTDKQSSSGLTQTTEQNLSNKGGQPSPSEDAGQLNGPKGPSSAHRRILCFESSEVVKPHMAESKRTTISQHPIAKSTAPSAQNAKKNNSQLVPQPKPTVLGGIKPKRRITTIRCSENDKSSFGELKETDKIIPPPQNQNDPIQTNPHKEGPNDHGQEFQSESRSSDNASQFESSKKPESTTVQSHGVNSGNSREKGGKXEGNDSSHPGPLTSDSVQKSGSQKEKEDSRKDPAKSHEGCIEKRNLSQLLPNVTANKENEVTGSMHAQQHQSISSSLPRDLNPAAAALTTSNLHLKSAKDNSKTNSLAKQAAEMLQDIQGLNSPSTPVSRSEVGSSELTLPQTPVTGSNQGSVDCPRTPATQRKSKPREGTPKHLIPPNTPELSSCSPSSEAGSENSISMAAHTLMILSRAAIARTGTPLKDSLRQEGAGKKSLTATKNSRKRKLSCPTDSPPAKKESKRSPSSKKKDKERKKVFDCFPLDLDVDKFLSSLHYDE